From a single Candidatus Defluviilinea gracilis genomic region:
- a CDS encoding succinate dehydrogenase iron-sulfur subunit: MEVTVKIFRYNPEKDSRGHYESYTVDAHENDRILDVLELIKGHKDGSLAFRRSCAHGVCGSDAMRINGRNMLACKTLVRDVGANITIEPLLGLKVVKDMIVDMEPFFDNYKKMLPYLINESPLPADGKERLQSPEQRARFDETTKCILCAACTTSCPSFWASEEYYGPAALMAAHRFIFDSRDEGASERLHILSETNGTVRCHTAYNCTNACPRDIHITKAIGELKMAMVTGKLD, from the coding sequence ATGGAAGTAACAGTTAAGATTTTTAGATACAACCCCGAAAAAGATTCGCGCGGACATTACGAGTCTTACACAGTGGACGCGCATGAAAATGACCGCATCCTCGATGTGCTTGAGTTGATCAAAGGTCACAAGGACGGGTCGCTGGCTTTCCGCCGTTCGTGCGCGCATGGCGTGTGCGGATCGGATGCGATGCGCATCAATGGGCGCAACATGCTGGCGTGTAAAACGCTGGTGCGCGACGTGGGCGCGAACATCACGATCGAGCCGTTGCTGGGTTTGAAAGTTGTCAAAGATATGATCGTGGACATGGAGCCGTTCTTCGATAATTACAAGAAGATGCTTCCATATCTCATCAACGAGTCGCCGTTGCCCGCCGATGGAAAAGAACGCTTGCAATCTCCCGAACAACGCGCGCGCTTCGATGAGACCACCAAATGTATTTTGTGCGCGGCTTGCACCACGTCATGTCCGTCGTTCTGGGCGAGCGAGGAGTATTACGGGCCCGCCGCGTTGATGGCGGCGCATCGCTTCATCTTTGACTCCCGCGATGAGGGCGCATCGGAACGCTTGCACATTTTGAGCGAAACGAACGGCACGGTACGCTGTCACACCGCGTATAACTGCACCAATGCCTGTCCGCGCGATATTCACATCACGAAGGCGATCGGCGAGTTGAAGATGGCGATGGTAACGGGGAAGCTTGATTGA
- a CDS encoding DNA methyltransferase has product MGIVLERESLRQRADFTYKFNAKTGRHGWLRLTPAYSLKIVEDLVISNPEARRIFDPFCGTATTALSAAYHGREGVTTDINPFLIWLGQAKTMHYSTVDIELTREVCLDIVEIVKKQNIEPYSLPPLHNIERWWHQRELNFLQLLKSAIYKTTEVASAQRRLLMVAFCRTLMKLSNAAFNHQSMSFKNGGQLKMGLEFDLYETFAADVQFIINSAGENPSGKATILLGDSRNPASVVDGKFDLVITSPPYANRMSYIRELRPYMYWLDFLSNGRDAGELDWETIGGTWGIATSKLTDGNVLPSNFGTNNCLAS; this is encoded by the coding sequence ATGGGTATTGTTTTGGAGCGCGAAAGCCTCCGCCAGCGCGCTGATTTTACTTATAAGTTCAACGCTAAAACCGGGCGTCATGGCTGGTTGCGTCTTACGCCTGCCTACTCCCTAAAAATCGTCGAAGATTTGGTAATTTCAAACCCCGAGGCCCGTAGAATATTCGATCCGTTCTGCGGAACAGCCACCACAGCGTTGAGCGCCGCTTATCATGGACGAGAAGGCGTAACAACTGATATCAATCCTTTCTTGATATGGCTTGGACAGGCAAAGACAATGCATTATTCAACGGTTGATATTGAATTAACCCGAGAGGTCTGCCTCGATATAGTTGAAATAGTTAAAAAGCAAAACATCGAGCCATATTCCCTGCCGCCGCTCCATAACATTGAACGTTGGTGGCATCAAAGGGAACTGAATTTTCTGCAACTGCTCAAATCCGCGATTTATAAGACAACAGAAGTAGCCTCCGCTCAACGGAGGCTACTAATGGTCGCATTTTGCAGAACATTGATGAAATTATCCAATGCCGCATTCAACCATCAATCCATGTCCTTTAAAAATGGCGGGCAACTAAAGATGGGGCTGGAGTTCGATTTATATGAAACCTTCGCCGCAGACGTCCAATTTATCATTAATAGCGCCGGTGAAAACCCAAGCGGGAAAGCAACAATTTTACTTGGGGATTCTAGAAATCCCGCGAGTGTTGTTGATGGAAAATTCGACCTGGTCATTACATCGCCTCCCTATGCAAATCGTATGTCTTATATACGGGAACTCCGGCCTTACATGTACTGGTTGGATTTTTTATCAAACGGCAGAGATGCCGGCGAATTAGACTGGGAAACTATTGGCGGCACATGGGGAATAGCCACAAGCAAACTTACAGATGGGAACGTCCTACCGAGCAATTTCGGAACGAACAACTGCTTGGCATCCTAG
- a CDS encoding BrnA antitoxin family protein, with translation MTDKDIDFSEIPEITPEMFAKGMVRRGLKPTYKRQMTLRLDSDVIEWFKRQGRGYQTRMNALLRAYMEEHKRMTGGPRSRAG, from the coding sequence ATGACCGACAAAGATATTGACTTCTCGGAAATCCCTGAAATTACGCCTGAGATGTTTGCTAAAGGCATGGTTCGACGCGGACTTAAGCCGACCTATAAACGCCAAATGACCCTGCGATTGGACAGCGATGTAATCGAGTGGTTCAAACGACAAGGACGCGGATATCAGACCAGAATGAACGCCTTGTTACGAGCGTACATGGAAGAGCATAAAAGAATGACAGGCGGACCTCGTTCACGAGCAGGTTAA
- a CDS encoding ABC transporter ATP-binding protein, with the protein MLKIQNISAYYGSRQILRDISLAVQSGEVLALIGPNGAGKSTLIRAASGVIPYSGHVRANGDDFASLDPMQRAKYIATVPQAVSLPPAFTAWETVLLGRAPYLGFLGQPSRGDEEIARQALQRVGALHFAERRVGELSGGEQQRVLLARALCQSTPILLLDEPTAHLDIQYQVGLLELVSDLAHKDNLAVLIALHDLNLAAHYADRIALMVAGNITAMGKPGEVLQPERIAEAYCLPVRVVKHPFLDIPLVLPEIQ; encoded by the coding sequence ATGTTGAAAATCCAAAACATCTCTGCCTATTACGGCTCCCGCCAAATCTTGCGCGATATTTCCCTCGCTGTGCAAAGCGGCGAGGTCCTCGCGCTGATCGGACCGAACGGCGCGGGCAAATCCACGCTCATCCGCGCCGCAAGCGGGGTGATTCCCTATTCGGGTCACGTTCGCGCGAACGGAGACGATTTCGCATCGCTGGATCCCATGCAACGAGCGAAGTATATTGCCACCGTTCCGCAGGCGGTTTCACTACCACCGGCGTTTACCGCTTGGGAAACCGTATTACTCGGGCGTGCGCCTTATCTTGGGTTTTTAGGTCAGCCATCGAGAGGCGACGAAGAGATCGCGCGGCAAGCGCTTCAGCGCGTGGGCGCGCTTCACTTTGCCGAACGCCGCGTGGGCGAACTCTCCGGTGGAGAACAACAACGGGTTTTACTCGCGCGCGCCTTGTGCCAATCCACGCCGATCCTGTTGCTCGATGAACCCACCGCGCATTTGGATATACAGTATCAAGTTGGCTTGTTGGAGTTGGTGAGCGACCTTGCTCACAAAGATAACCTTGCCGTGTTGATCGCCTTGCACGATTTGAATCTCGCGGCGCATTATGCGGATCGAATCGCGTTAATGGTCGCGGGAAACATCACGGCGATGGGGAAGCCCGGGGAAGTATTGCAACCCGAACGAATTGCTGAAGCGTATTGTTTGCCCGTGCGGGTGGTCAAGCATCCGTTTTTGGATATTCCGCTGGTCCTGCCGGAAATACAATAA
- a CDS encoding GNAT family N-acetyltransferase: protein MEISIRAIDKENDQDYRQFDDSFLVTSKLVLRAERGKISYTVMDVPPYTKKYGGRRVTDFMAYDSDPDRNLFFAYADNELAGQIEARKHWNNYAYLCDLGVDTKFRRRGIGRALMARALDWARTKGFPGVFLETQDINVNACRLYESCGFELRGFDMELYKALNPPLDEIALYWYLIF from the coding sequence ATGGAAATCTCCATCCGCGCAATCGACAAAGAGAACGATCAAGACTATCGTCAATTTGACGATTCCTTCCTGGTAACTTCCAAATTGGTTCTGCGCGCCGAACGGGGAAAGATTTCTTATACGGTTATGGATGTGCCTCCCTATACAAAAAAATACGGCGGCCGGCGCGTGACCGATTTCATGGCGTACGACAGCGACCCGGACCGCAACCTCTTTTTTGCGTATGCAGACAATGAACTCGCAGGGCAGATTGAAGCGCGGAAACACTGGAATAATTATGCATATCTATGCGATCTCGGAGTGGACACAAAATTTCGACGGCGAGGGATTGGGCGCGCATTAATGGCTCGCGCGCTCGATTGGGCAAGAACAAAAGGTTTCCCCGGCGTGTTCCTTGAAACACAGGATATCAATGTGAACGCCTGCCGGCTCTATGAAAGTTGCGGTTTCGAACTGCGCGGGTTCGACATGGAATTATATAAAGCCCTAAACCCGCCCTTGGACGAGATCGCGTTATATTGGTATTTGATTTTTTAA
- a CDS encoding iron ABC transporter permease — protein sequence MRPLLSSFLFLCLAILLSLAIGSVFISPRELWQTILGNGTEINGSILWKIRLPRTILIALTGAALGGSGAAYQGLFRNPLADPFLIGVASGAGLGAVIAMSVQWPYSFWGLMAIPLSAFVAALITVFIVYSLARVGRTIPTTSLILAGVAVSSFATSLTSFLMIRSTSEVRRALGWLLGGASQNGWAAILAIMPYLVIGLGILAFCGHALNLLQFGDDQAQQLGLNVSRAKRIILTASSLATAAAVSFSGIIGFVGLIVPHLTRLWFGPDYRRLLPLSILGGAIALLLSDILARIVIAPQEIPVGIVTALAGAPFFLWVLKTAKNQGYW from the coding sequence ATGCGCCCTCTCCTTTCCTCCTTCCTCTTTCTTTGCCTCGCGATCCTCCTCAGCCTGGCCATTGGCTCTGTTTTCATTTCACCGCGCGAGTTATGGCAAACCATTCTCGGCAACGGCACAGAGATCAACGGTTCGATCTTATGGAAGATACGCCTGCCGCGCACGATCCTCATCGCGCTCACTGGCGCGGCATTGGGCGGGAGCGGAGCGGCATATCAAGGATTATTCCGCAACCCACTGGCTGACCCATTCCTCATCGGCGTCGCATCAGGCGCGGGGCTGGGCGCGGTGATCGCCATGTCGGTCCAGTGGCCCTATTCATTCTGGGGTCTGATGGCGATTCCACTCTCGGCATTCGTTGCCGCGCTGATCACAGTCTTCATCGTATATTCCCTGGCGCGGGTTGGTCGAACCATACCGACAACCAGCCTCATCCTCGCCGGCGTTGCCGTTTCATCGTTCGCCACCTCGCTCACCTCATTCCTCATGATCCGCTCCACGAGCGAAGTTCGCCGCGCGTTAGGCTGGCTTCTCGGCGGCGCGAGCCAAAACGGGTGGGCGGCGATCCTTGCGATCATGCCATACCTCGTCATCGGTCTGGGCATTCTGGCTTTCTGTGGTCACGCGCTGAATCTCCTGCAATTCGGCGACGATCAGGCGCAACAACTCGGGCTGAACGTCTCGCGCGCCAAGCGGATCATTTTGACTGCCTCCTCCCTGGCGACTGCCGCGGCGGTATCGTTTTCCGGCATTATCGGATTCGTCGGACTGATCGTCCCGCATCTCACCCGATTGTGGTTTGGTCCCGATTACCGGCGTTTACTCCCCCTCAGCATTCTCGGCGGCGCGATCGCCCTGCTTCTCTCCGACATCCTCGCCAGAATCGTCATCGCGCCGCAAGAGATTCCCGTCGGCATCGTCACCGCGCTGGCAGGCGCGCCGTTCTTCTTATGGGTGTTGAAGACCGCCAAGAATCAAGGATATTGGTAA
- a CDS encoding cobalamin-binding protein, producing the protein MLRKTLLLTLLIALLTACAPQTTPTVAPVAPTVAATEAPATAAPTEIPAKRYTDGLGREITLETTPQRIVSLAPSNTEILFAIGAGSQVVGRDEFSDYPAEAASIESIGGSFGEYNVEAIVALEPDLVLAAEINTPELVKQLEDLGLTVFYLKNPVTLEEMYVNLDVVGQLSGHDVTELIGSLEARVAAVDEKIAPISARPTVFYEIDATDAAKPYSYGLGTFGDLLIQRAGGANLVTLAGITDAYPQVSLEQIVAANPSVIVLGDSMWGVTPESVLARAGWETLDAVKNNQIFTFDDNLVSRPGPRLVDGLEQLAKLLHPELFK; encoded by the coding sequence ATGTTACGCAAGACTTTACTATTGACTTTACTCATCGCGCTGTTGACCGCGTGCGCGCCGCAAACCACGCCGACAGTTGCGCCTGTTGCGCCTACAGTCGCCGCCACCGAAGCGCCTGCCACTGCCGCGCCAACCGAAATACCAGCCAAACGCTATACCGATGGGCTTGGGCGCGAAATCACGCTCGAAACAACCCCTCAGCGAATCGTTTCGCTTGCCCCTTCCAACACGGAGATACTCTTCGCCATTGGAGCAGGCTCACAGGTGGTCGGACGCGATGAATTTTCCGATTATCCCGCCGAAGCCGCCTCGATCGAATCCATTGGCGGATCGTTCGGCGAATACAATGTGGAAGCGATCGTGGCGCTCGAACCCGACCTGGTGCTCGCCGCCGAGATCAACACGCCCGAACTTGTGAAGCAACTTGAAGATTTGGGGTTGACCGTGTTTTACCTGAAGAACCCGGTCACGCTTGAAGAAATGTATGTGAACCTTGATGTTGTCGGTCAGCTGTCTGGGCATGACGTGACAGAACTCATCGGCTCGCTCGAAGCGCGCGTTGCCGCGGTGGATGAAAAGATCGCGCCCATCTCTGCCCGCCCAACGGTCTTTTATGAGATCGACGCAACGGACGCGGCGAAACCCTACTCGTACGGTCTCGGCACCTTCGGCGACCTGCTCATTCAGCGCGCTGGCGGAGCCAACCTCGTAACCCTGGCTGGCATCACCGACGCTTACCCGCAAGTGAGTTTGGAACAGATCGTCGCCGCGAACCCTTCGGTGATCGTCCTCGGCGATTCGATGTGGGGCGTAACGCCCGAATCGGTGCTCGCCCGCGCCGGCTGGGAAACGCTCGATGCGGTGAAGAACAATCAAATTTTTACTTTCGACGATAACCTGGTCAGCCGCCCCGGCCCGCGCCTGGTGGATGGGCTGGAACAATTGGCGAAACTATTGCACCCCGAGTTGTTTAAGTAA
- a CDS encoding STAS domain-containing protein: MNPDFKVSSEQRQAEVPVTIFRVSGWLDAQGESRLLEEARDAYDGGARYLLIDMSELDTLTSAGMRALQKVYLIFTPKEDHFQVAHMKLCNAPAQIYNVLGITGFLQNIPMYASMDDALESFGKD, from the coding sequence ATGAATCCTGATTTCAAAGTATCCTCTGAGCAACGGCAGGCAGAGGTGCCCGTCACCATTTTTCGGGTGTCTGGCTGGCTGGATGCGCAGGGTGAAAGCCGCCTGCTGGAGGAAGCCCGGGACGCGTACGATGGCGGCGCGCGGTACCTGCTGATCGACATGAGCGAGCTCGATACACTCACCAGCGCCGGCATGCGCGCCTTGCAAAAGGTGTATCTGATCTTCACTCCCAAAGAGGACCATTTTCAAGTGGCGCATATGAAATTATGCAACGCGCCAGCCCAGATCTACAACGTGCTGGGCATCACAGGATTTTTACAGAATATTCCCATGTACGCAAGCATGGACGACGCGCTCGAGTCGTTCGGCAAAGACTAA
- a CDS encoding diguanylate cyclase, producing the protein MPTYFFTYLLLLIGSTVVTFSASLIARKRNAPGSTTLRALLVVMSMWSATAAAIYIQDGFAGKVFWLNVMVVPVAIAPILFMTFILKFSGSPVWVTRRALTLLYAFSIVFILLQWTNSYHHLVLSSVQLVEQDGFSALKIQRGPVYFVNLAIAYGTVTMGILTLVREALRASHLYRNQYRLLLLGCIVPLAFSIYSQLDYNALGNLDTSPISFGITGVIFAFTTLRTHFMDLIPVARSHLIENMGDGVLVLDAQNRIADLNPAMEVLLAEQPQQLLGKCAFETFGGWVEKTSAIFGDFELKTEVRLPSMPSQILDLRMTPLYDKNDLINGRLLVFRDITERKEVEKRLRDANFRLKSQLIEIGILQSQLREQAVRDSLTGLFNRRYLEETLDRELARAARESYPVSIIMIDIDHFKQINDTYGHEAGDIMLKALGGMLMTHSRRGDFACRYGGEEFLIVMPNMARSIVQERAAALRQSLKALMVRYGNHTLTATYSMGIASYPANGDTRESFLRAADMAMYAAKNAGRDDIRSFDEIEALVK; encoded by the coding sequence ATGCCAACTTATTTTTTTACTTATCTCCTTTTATTGATCGGTTCCACCGTCGTAACCTTTTCCGCTTCGTTGATCGCCCGAAAGAGGAACGCGCCCGGCTCGACCACGTTGAGGGCGTTGCTGGTTGTCATGTCGATGTGGTCCGCGACTGCCGCCGCGATATACATTCAGGATGGTTTCGCGGGAAAGGTCTTCTGGTTGAACGTGATGGTCGTTCCTGTTGCCATCGCGCCAATCCTGTTCATGACCTTCATCTTGAAATTCAGCGGAAGCCCGGTCTGGGTCACTCGCCGCGCATTGACCCTGCTCTATGCCTTTTCAATCGTATTCATCCTCCTGCAGTGGACTAACTCATACCATCATCTCGTCCTTTCTTCGGTGCAACTGGTTGAGCAAGACGGGTTCTCGGCGCTGAAAATTCAACGCGGCCCGGTCTATTTTGTAAACCTGGCGATTGCCTACGGCACGGTAACCATGGGCATTCTCACTCTTGTTCGCGAGGCGCTGCGCGCAAGTCATTTGTATCGAAATCAATACCGCCTGCTTCTACTCGGATGTATTGTTCCGCTGGCATTCAGCATATATAGCCAGTTAGACTATAACGCGCTCGGCAATCTGGATACATCCCCGATCAGCTTTGGCATCACAGGCGTCATTTTTGCCTTTACCACACTCCGCACCCACTTTATGGATCTGATCCCTGTGGCGCGCAGTCATCTGATCGAAAACATGGGCGACGGCGTATTAGTGCTCGATGCCCAAAACCGTATTGCGGATCTCAACCCAGCCATGGAAGTGTTACTGGCAGAACAACCACAGCAACTTCTAGGCAAATGCGCCTTCGAGACTTTCGGAGGCTGGGTGGAAAAAACAAGCGCAATTTTCGGCGATTTCGAGCTAAAAACCGAGGTACGTCTTCCATCCATGCCATCTCAAATTTTAGACTTGCGCATGACCCCGCTCTACGATAAGAATGACCTGATAAACGGCAGATTACTTGTCTTTCGAGACATTACCGAACGCAAAGAAGTTGAAAAAAGACTCCGCGACGCCAATTTCCGGCTGAAATCCCAACTCATCGAAATTGGAATCTTACAGAGCCAGTTGCGCGAACAGGCAGTGCGCGACTCGCTGACCGGGTTATTTAACCGCCGTTATCTCGAAGAAACGCTGGATAGGGAACTCGCCCGAGCCGCGCGCGAATCTTATCCTGTCTCCATCATCATGATCGATATCGATCACTTCAAGCAGATCAACGACACCTATGGGCACGAAGCAGGGGATATCATGTTAAAAGCGCTGGGAGGCATGCTGATGACCCACAGCCGACGCGGCGACTTTGCCTGCCGTTACGGCGGCGAAGAATTTCTCATCGTTATGCCCAATATGGCTCGCAGTATCGTGCAAGAACGCGCGGCAGCCTTGCGGCAGTCGCTCAAGGCGTTGATGGTGCGCTACGGCAATCATACACTGACCGCAACCTATTCGATGGGCATCGCCTCCTACCCCGCCAACGGCGATACGCGCGAATCGTTCTTACGCGCCGCAGACATGGCAATGTACGCCGCCAAGAACGCCGGGCGGGATGATATCCGCTCATTCGATGAGATCGAGGCATTGGTCAAGTAA
- a CDS encoding response regulator transcription factor, with product MNARSILVVEDEASIAEVISLYLKRAGFAAQVASTGKQAMALFERQPPDFVILDLMLPEVDGLALTRWMRDRSNVPIIMLTARREEADRIAGLEMGADDYVVKPFSPQELVSRVRAVMRRGAREQAEEGNDRAISFPDLSIDPRSRVVKARDSDVELTAKEFDMLYLLMRHPKQVFTRDQLLERVWGGAQYIDPGTVTVHVRRVREKIELDPSKPARLITVWGVGYKFEP from the coding sequence ATGAACGCGCGTTCCATTCTCGTGGTGGAAGACGAAGCCAGCATTGCTGAGGTGATAAGCCTGTATCTCAAGCGCGCCGGATTTGCGGCGCAAGTCGCTTCCACCGGTAAACAAGCGATGGCTCTCTTCGAACGACAGCCCCCGGATTTCGTCATCCTCGACCTGATGCTTCCCGAAGTGGACGGTCTGGCGCTCACGCGCTGGATGCGAGACCGGTCCAATGTGCCGATCATCATGTTGACGGCGCGGCGCGAAGAAGCGGATCGCATCGCCGGGCTGGAGATGGGCGCCGACGATTATGTGGTCAAGCCGTTCAGCCCGCAGGAGCTGGTGAGCCGGGTGCGGGCGGTGATGCGGCGCGGGGCGCGGGAGCAGGCGGAGGAGGGGAACGACCGGGCGATATCCTTCCCTGATCTATCCATCGACCCGCGCAGTCGGGTGGTCAAAGCGCGCGACTCCGATGTAGAATTGACGGCGAAGGAATTCGACATGCTTTATTTGTTGATGCGCCACCCGAAACAGGTGTTCACACGCGATCAGTTACTCGAGCGCGTGTGGGGCGGGGCGCAATACATCGATCCGGGCACTGTGACCGTGCATGTGCGCCGCGTGCGCGAAAAGATCGAACTCGACCCTTCGAAGCCCGCGCGGTTGATTACGGTGTGGGGCGTCGGCTATAAATTTGAACCGTAA
- a CDS encoding HAMP domain-containing protein, whose translation MKKFFSRAPFVFQLILGAAVIVAITLGIFTLVMFPPMQDIANLALYLSLTALVSAVIGYLAYSLGWIHMSPTLRWTLLGGYILASVLTFFNVWFSAQMMFSSQHDLLLAIVLLVFAGGMATVLGYFLSGTITQRIHLLKNAAENIAHGELNTRVPVQGHDEVAGLAKTFNQMAEQLQESDSKQRELEHMRRDLIAWVGHDLQTPLTSVRAILEALSDGVVEDPETASRYLRTAQRDVNSLSALIDDLFQMAQLDTGGFPLDRQNASLSDLVSDTLESFTEPAKQREIKLEGNVEYNVDPVNMDTQAIGRALNNLIGNALRHTPDQGRVSVWAHRTGKGIEVTVSDTGEGIREEDLPHVFESFYRGDAARSRSRGTGAGLGLAIARGIVQAHGGEIRVESKPGKGTLFTFTIP comes from the coding sequence ATGAAAAAATTTTTTTCGCGTGCTCCTTTTGTGTTTCAATTGATTCTCGGCGCGGCGGTCATCGTTGCGATCACGCTGGGCATCTTTACGCTGGTGATGTTCCCGCCGATGCAGGATATCGCCAATCTGGCGTTATATCTTAGCCTCACAGCATTGGTTTCGGCAGTCATCGGTTATCTTGCGTATTCCCTCGGTTGGATCCACATGTCGCCGACCCTGCGTTGGACGTTGCTGGGCGGGTATATCCTCGCCAGCGTTCTCACGTTCTTCAATGTGTGGTTCTCGGCGCAGATGATGTTCTCGAGCCAGCACGATCTATTGCTTGCCATTGTTTTATTGGTGTTTGCCGGCGGCATGGCAACCGTGCTTGGGTATTTTCTCTCCGGCACGATCACACAGCGCATTCATCTGCTCAAAAATGCGGCGGAAAATATCGCGCATGGCGAACTGAACACGCGCGTGCCTGTGCAGGGTCATGACGAAGTGGCGGGGTTGGCAAAAACCTTCAATCAGATGGCGGAACAGTTACAGGAAAGCGATAGCAAGCAACGCGAACTCGAACACATGCGCCGCGATCTGATCGCCTGGGTGGGTCACGATTTGCAAACTCCGCTCACCTCGGTGCGCGCCATTTTGGAGGCGTTATCTGACGGCGTGGTGGAAGACCCCGAAACCGCCAGCCGATATTTACGCACCGCCCAACGCGACGTGAACTCACTTTCCGCGTTGATCGACGATCTCTTCCAAATGGCGCAACTCGATACGGGGGGCTTTCCGCTCGACCGCCAAAACGCCTCGCTCAGCGACCTCGTTTCGGACACGCTCGAAAGTTTTACCGAACCCGCCAAACAACGCGAGATCAAACTCGAAGGCAACGTGGAATACAACGTGGACCCGGTCAACATGGATACGCAAGCCATCGGGCGCGCGCTCAACAACCTCATCGGTAACGCCCTGCGGCACACACCCGATCAGGGCAGGGTGAGCGTGTGGGCGCATCGCACCGGCAAGGGCATCGAGGTGACCGTCAGCGACACAGGCGAGGGCATCCGCGAGGAAGACCTGCCGCACGTGTTCGAAAGTTTTTATCGCGGCGATGCGGCTCGTTCGCGCAGTCGCGGCACGGGCGCCGGGTTGGGGCTGGCAATCGCGCGCGGCATTGTGCAGGCGCATGGCGGAGAGATCCGCGTCGAGAGTAAGCCGGGCAAGGGCACGCTGTTCACCTTCACCATTCCTTAA
- a CDS encoding redoxin domain-containing protein, whose amino-acid sequence MKSLRVCLIFLLLVGCSNAQTPLSQSAADSPVDDAPMPKLASLPDLGPAPELTNTTWLNTDAPLRLADLRGKVVIVEMWTFGCINCQNVMPSLKEWHEKYAAQGLVIIGNHYPEFDYETDLANLRDAVRHFEIEYPISQDNDGVTWRAYKNRYWPALYLIDKQGRIRYVHIGEGRYEETEENIRALLEETY is encoded by the coding sequence ATGAAATCACTCCGCGTCTGCCTGATATTCCTCCTTCTGGTTGGATGCTCCAACGCCCAAACGCCTCTTTCGCAAAGCGCGGCTGACTCGCCCGTGGACGATGCTCCCATGCCCAAACTTGCATCCCTGCCCGACCTAGGTCCCGCTCCCGAACTAACAAACACCACATGGTTGAACACAGACGCGCCGCTCCGCCTCGCCGACTTGCGCGGCAAAGTAGTCATCGTCGAAATGTGGACATTCGGCTGTATCAACTGCCAGAACGTGATGCCGTCGCTCAAAGAGTGGCACGAGAAATACGCCGCGCAGGGGCTTGTCATCATCGGCAATCACTACCCAGAGTTCGATTACGAAACCGACCTTGCCAATTTGCGAGACGCTGTTCGGCATTTTGAGATCGAATATCCCATCTCGCAGGACAATGATGGAGTCACATGGCGCGCGTATAAGAACCGCTACTGGCCCGCGCTGTACTTGATCGATAAACAAGGGCGCATCCGCTATGTTCACATTGGCGAAGGGCGTTACGAAGAGACCGAGGAAAATATTCGCGCGTTGTTGGAAGAAACGTATTAA